From the Desulfovibrio sp. JY genome, one window contains:
- a CDS encoding glycosyltransferase: MRILNLHHTAFVQVFRALGHEVLSLGTTADCDVALGEALSRNRLGELLAARFPDPDCVFWFDSCEVPWIFGLETLPTLTIGYSVDQYMHPWHVPYSAAFDAFFVAQKDFLPLFTECPTGRPAFWSPLFCNPRRDKAGEQARDIPVSFVGTLDGRINTTRRAFLDAFRQRAPLFATTGSYVPIFQRSRIVLNQSVAGELNFRIFEAMACGAAVLTEETGNGLHDLFTPGENILTYKRGAPADAARVAQVALNDPDLAALAAAGRRTVLAHHTITQRARTILDTAKSLIASRAPARRLAQLPTITTEIRKAYAMLAVDEHLPLPDAQRLFFLKMADGSGGKLF; the protein is encoded by the coding sequence GTGCGCATCCTGAACCTGCACCATACCGCCTTTGTCCAGGTCTTTCGCGCCCTGGGGCACGAGGTGTTATCGCTCGGCACCACGGCCGATTGCGACGTGGCGCTTGGCGAAGCGCTTTCCCGAAACAGGCTTGGGGAACTGCTTGCCGCCCGCTTTCCCGATCCCGACTGCGTGTTCTGGTTCGATTCCTGCGAAGTGCCCTGGATTTTCGGCCTGGAGACCCTGCCCACGCTCACCATCGGTTATTCCGTGGACCAGTACATGCACCCCTGGCATGTGCCGTACAGCGCGGCCTTTGACGCTTTTTTCGTGGCGCAAAAGGATTTTCTGCCGCTTTTTACCGAGTGTCCGACAGGCCGACCCGCCTTCTGGTCGCCGCTTTTCTGCAATCCCCGACGCGACAAGGCAGGGGAGCAGGCGCGCGATATTCCCGTGTCCTTCGTCGGCACCCTGGACGGCCGGATCAATACAACGCGGCGCGCCTTTCTCGACGCCTTTCGCCAGCGCGCGCCGCTTTTCGCCACTACCGGCAGCTATGTGCCGATCTTTCAACGCAGCCGCATCGTGCTGAACCAGAGTGTGGCCGGGGAGCTCAATTTTCGGATTTTCGAGGCCATGGCCTGCGGCGCGGCCGTTTTGACCGAGGAGACCGGCAACGGCCTGCATGACCTTTTTACGCCCGGGGAGAACATCCTGACCTACAAGCGTGGCGCCCCGGCCGATGCCGCCCGTGTGGCGCAGGTCGCCCTGAACGACCCGGACCTCGCCGCGCTTGCCGCCGCCGGCCGCCGCACGGTGCTCGCCCATCACACCATCACCCAGCGGGCCAGAACCATCCTCGACACGGCCAAAAGCCTGATCGCTTCCCGCGCCCCGGCCAGGCGACTGGCCCAACTCCCCACAATAACCACCGAGATCCGCAAGGCCTACGCCATGCTGGCCGTGGACGAGCACCTGCCGCTCCCGGACGCGCAACGATTATTTTTTTTGAAGATGGCGGATGGTTCCGGGGGGAAACTTTTCTGA
- the ilvD gene encoding dihydroxy-acid dehydratase: MRSSQFKSGLEKAPHRSLLYALGLTREEMERPLIGIVNSANEVVPGHIHLNTIADAVKAGVRLAGGTPMAFPVIGVCDGLAMNHDGMHFSLVSREIIADSIEIMAMAHPFDALVMIPNCDKVVPGMLMAMLRLNIPSIIVSGGPMMAGSTPDGSCDLIDVFEAVGKFKRGAIDAEKLDELEQNACPGCGSCSGMFTANSMNCLSESVGLGLPGNGTIPAVTAKRVRLAKTAGMRVMDLLAKNIRPRDIVTEKSIENAVTMDMALGCSTNTVLHLPAVFAEAGLPLTLDLFDKISRKTPNLCKLSPAGHHYLSDLDTAGGIPAVMSALAAKGLLNLDVMTATGKTLGENLKDLKAGIKNPDVIRADAPYANEGGIAILRGSLAPDGAVVKQSAVVPEMMRHTGPARVFDDEEAANEAILGGKIKAGDVVVIRYEGPQGGPGMREMLSPTSNIMGMGMGSTVALITDGRFSGGTRGAAIGHVSPEAAEGGPIALVHEGDTVEIDIPARKLELKVDAAELEKRRAAWRRPQKEITSPLLRRYAAQVKSAAQGAIYKDPVKG; this comes from the coding sequence ATGCGCAGCTCGCAATTTAAATCAGGATTGGAAAAAGCTCCCCACCGTTCCCTGCTCTACGCCCTGGGGCTCACCCGGGAAGAGATGGAGCGTCCGCTTATCGGCATCGTCAATTCGGCCAACGAGGTCGTACCCGGCCATATCCACCTGAACACCATTGCCGACGCGGTCAAGGCCGGCGTACGCCTCGCCGGCGGCACGCCCATGGCTTTCCCGGTCATCGGCGTGTGCGATGGGCTGGCCATGAACCACGACGGCATGCACTTTTCCCTGGTCAGCCGTGAAATCATAGCCGATTCCATCGAAATCATGGCCATGGCCCATCCCTTCGACGCCCTGGTCATGATCCCCAACTGCGACAAGGTCGTGCCGGGCATGCTCATGGCCATGCTGCGCCTCAACATCCCGTCGATCATCGTCAGCGGCGGCCCCATGATGGCCGGTTCCACGCCGGACGGCTCCTGCGACCTGATCGACGTGTTCGAGGCCGTGGGCAAGTTCAAGCGCGGGGCCATCGACGCGGAAAAGCTCGACGAGCTGGAACAAAACGCCTGCCCCGGCTGCGGCTCCTGCTCGGGCATGTTCACGGCCAATTCCATGAACTGCCTGTCGGAGTCGGTGGGCCTGGGGCTCCCCGGCAACGGCACCATCCCGGCCGTGACCGCCAAACGGGTGCGGCTGGCCAAGACCGCCGGCATGCGCGTCATGGATCTTCTGGCCAAAAACATCCGGCCGCGTGACATCGTTACCGAAAAGAGCATCGAAAACGCCGTGACCATGGACATGGCGCTCGGCTGCTCCACCAATACCGTGCTGCACCTGCCGGCGGTCTTCGCCGAGGCGGGCCTGCCGCTGACCCTCGACCTCTTCGACAAGATTTCGCGCAAGACGCCGAACCTCTGCAAGCTCTCCCCGGCCGGCCACCACTACCTGAGCGACCTCGATACCGCGGGCGGCATTCCGGCCGTCATGAGCGCCCTGGCCGCCAAGGGGCTGCTCAACCTCGACGTCATGACCGCCACGGGCAAGACCCTTGGCGAGAACCTGAAGGACCTCAAGGCGGGGATCAAGAATCCGGATGTCATCCGGGCCGACGCGCCCTACGCCAACGAGGGCGGCATCGCCATCCTGCGCGGCTCCCTGGCCCCGGACGGCGCCGTGGTCAAACAGTCGGCCGTGGTCCCGGAAATGATGCGCCATACCGGCCCGGCCCGGGTCTTCGACGACGAGGAGGCGGCCAACGAAGCCATCCTCGGCGGCAAGATCAAGGCCGGCGACGTGGTGGTCATCCGCTACGAAGGTCCGCAAGGCGGCCCCGGCATGCGCGAGATGCTCTCCCCCACCTCCAACATCATGGGCATGGGCATGGGCTCGACCGTGGCGCTTATTACCGACGGCCGGTTCAGCGGCGGCACGCGCGGCGCCGCCATCGGCCACGTTTCGCCCGAGGCGGCCGAGGGCGGCCCCATCGCCCTGGTCCACGAGGGCGATACCGTGGAAATCGATATCCCGGCCCGCAAGCTCGAACTCAAGGTGGACGCGGCCGAGCTGGAAAAACGCCGCGCTGCCTGGAGACGGCCGCAAAAGGAAATTACCTCGCCGCTGCTCCGCCGCTACGCCGCCCAGGTCAAATCCGCCGCCCAGGGCGCGATCTACAAGGATCCGGTCAAAGGGTAA